Proteins encoded in a region of the Rhizobium sp. CC-YZS058 genome:
- a CDS encoding methyl-accepting chemotaxis protein, producing MSFRNLSILKKIGLVVLVMGASSATIAAVGARGMASLEQSMVDVGAREEVAREAMDLRVDIIAISRMTYQLAAAPAKAEDFRAEAEKRSGEMLARLPKIEAVADAQEQAMLATIRSKLESYFGAIRALVDVAAAKGNDAAAVGAALGTALDGQKAVTAAVKEYSTYSGEALAEARTSALDKSRLAMLVQLLAAGGALLLGAAVSLVVARRGIVGPVRDLTGVMSALAEGRLDEDGTTDTARKDEIGEMARALDVFRRNARAMRDMKAQEAALQAASGALQSSIADVVAAAVAGDFSGRITRDYGSADLNRFAASVNELVSSVENATTELRRVIGALSDADLTQSMNGHFQGAFAELQSNMNATMVTLRSTMDSVRGAGTTISDSSSELSAAANDLSKRTEQQAAALEETAAALDEITATVRTSSTRANEARSMVRETKDSAARSGQIVRSAVDAMGRIETSSSRIGQIIGVIDEIAFQTNLLALNAGVEAARAGEAGRGFAVVAQEVRELAQRSANAAKEIKTLISASAAEVEGGVSLVRSTGDALVEIEDLVNRVNAHVESIAEAAREQAMALGEINTSVNHMDQMTQKNAAMVEETTAASETLADQSRQLQDLLARFRLDERIDRQHRRAA from the coding sequence ATGTCCTTTCGCAATCTCTCCATCCTGAAGAAGATCGGCCTCGTGGTCCTGGTTATGGGCGCCTCCTCGGCGACGATCGCTGCCGTCGGCGCGCGCGGCATGGCGTCGCTCGAACAGAGCATGGTGGATGTTGGCGCCCGCGAAGAGGTGGCGCGCGAAGCGATGGATCTGCGGGTCGACATCATCGCCATCAGCCGCATGACCTACCAGCTCGCCGCCGCGCCGGCCAAGGCCGAAGACTTCCGCGCGGAGGCGGAGAAGCGCAGCGGCGAGATGCTGGCCCGCCTGCCGAAAATCGAAGCGGTGGCCGATGCGCAGGAGCAGGCCATGCTGGCGACCATTCGCTCGAAGCTCGAAAGCTACTTTGGCGCGATCCGGGCGCTCGTCGATGTCGCGGCCGCAAAGGGGAACGACGCGGCGGCGGTCGGCGCCGCGCTCGGCACCGCGCTTGACGGGCAGAAGGCGGTCACCGCCGCTGTGAAGGAGTATTCCACCTATTCCGGCGAGGCGCTCGCAGAGGCGCGCACCAGCGCGCTGGACAAATCGCGCCTGGCGATGCTGGTCCAGCTTCTGGCCGCGGGCGGAGCCTTGCTGCTGGGGGCCGCCGTCAGCCTGGTCGTGGCACGGCGGGGGATCGTCGGGCCGGTCCGCGATCTGACCGGGGTGATGAGCGCGCTCGCCGAAGGCCGTCTCGACGAGGATGGCACGACCGATACGGCGCGGAAGGACGAGATCGGCGAAATGGCCCGCGCCCTCGATGTCTTCCGCCGCAATGCAAGGGCGATGCGGGATATGAAGGCGCAGGAGGCGGCGCTGCAGGCCGCAAGCGGCGCGCTGCAGTCGAGCATCGCCGACGTCGTCGCCGCCGCCGTGGCCGGCGATTTTTCCGGTCGCATCACCCGCGACTACGGCTCCGCCGACCTCAATCGTTTCGCTGCCAGCGTCAACGAGCTGGTGTCCAGTGTCGAGAATGCGACGACGGAGCTCCGCCGCGTCATTGGCGCCCTCTCGGACGCTGATCTGACGCAGAGCATGAACGGTCATTTCCAGGGCGCCTTCGCCGAACTGCAGTCCAATATGAACGCCACCATGGTCACGCTGCGTTCGACCATGGACAGCGTGCGCGGCGCTGGAACCACCATTTCGGACAGTTCGTCCGAATTGAGCGCCGCTGCCAACGATCTGTCGAAGCGCACCGAACAGCAGGCGGCGGCGCTGGAGGAGACGGCTGCCGCACTCGACGAAATCACCGCGACCGTGCGCACCTCCTCCACCCGCGCCAACGAGGCGCGCAGCATGGTGCGGGAAACCAAGGACAGCGCCGCCCGGTCCGGCCAGATCGTGCGCAGCGCGGTCGATGCCATGGGCCGCATCGAGACCTCCTCCAGCCGCATCGGCCAGATCATCGGGGTCATCGACGAGATCGCTTTCCAGACCAACCTTCTGGCGCTCAATGCCGGCGTCGAGGCAGCCAGAGCCGGCGAGGCGGGTCGGGGGTTTGCGGTGGTGGCGCAGGAGGTGCGCGAGCTCGCCCAGCGCTCGGCCAATGCCGCCAAGGAAATCAAGACGCTGATCTCGGCCTCGGCCGCGGAAGTCGAAGGCGGCGTCTCGCTGGTGCGCTCCACGGGGGATGCGCTGGTCGAGATCGAGGATCTGGTCAACCGGGTGAACGCCCATGTCGAAAGCATTGCCGAGGCAGCGCGGGAGCAGGCGATGGCACTCGGTGAGATCAACACCTCCGTCAACCACATGGACCAGATGACACAGAAGAATGCGGCGATGGTGGAGGAAACGACGGCGGCCAGCGAGACGCTTGCCGATCAGAGCCGGCAGCTTCAGGATCTTCTCGCCCGCTTCCGCCTGGACGAGCGGATCGACCGGCAGCACCGTCGCGCCGCGTGA
- a CDS encoding DUF1236 domain-containing protein, whose translation MKKLIPALTIATLAFAPAAFADGGTTTGLVGGAATGAVVGGPVGAVVGGAIGAVAGTAIDPPSQRVVTYVQQAPAPAQTVVVDRSIAVGEPLPETVVLQPIPEEPNYAYTVVGNQRVIVEPSSRKVVQIIQ comes from the coding sequence ATGAAAAAGCTTATCCCTGCCCTTACCATTGCCACCCTCGCCTTCGCACCGGCCGCCTTCGCTGACGGCGGTACGACCACCGGACTCGTTGGTGGCGCAGCCACGGGTGCCGTCGTTGGCGGACCGGTCGGCGCCGTCGTGGGTGGTGCCATCGGCGCCGTTGCCGGCACCGCCATCGATCCGCCGTCGCAGCGCGTCGTCACCTATGTCCAGCAGGCCCCGGCCCCGGCCCAGACCGTCGTCGTGGACCGCAGCATTGCCGTCGGCGAGCCGCTGCCGGAAACCGTCGTCCTGCAGCCGATCCCGGAAGAGCCGAACTACGCCTACACCGTCGTCGGCAACCAGCGCGTGATCGTCGAGCCGTCCTCGCGCAAGGTCGTGCAGATCATCCAGTAA
- the mazG gene encoding nucleoside triphosphate pyrophosphohydrolase: MQPSREIDQLLTIMAALRDPVTGCPWDVVQTFETIKPYTLEEAYEVADAIERDDMDDLCEELGDLLLQVVFHARMAEEAGAFAFGDVVHAVTAKMIRRHPHVFARSEADTPDAVKAQWDRIKAEEKADRRERRARRGLPDTAKGFLDGVTRAQPALMEALKLQQQAAKVGFDWSEPAPILDKIEEEVAELRAALAEGRQEAVAEELGDLIFALVNIGRHVGAEPEMALRGTNAKFRRRFRHIETELSAAGETLEQATLERMEALWQDAKAIERSLIS, from the coding sequence ATGCAGCCTTCCCGCGAGATCGACCAGCTCCTTACCATCATGGCGGCCTTGCGGGATCCGGTAACGGGCTGCCCCTGGGACGTCGTCCAGACCTTCGAGACGATCAAGCCCTATACGCTGGAGGAGGCCTATGAGGTGGCCGACGCCATCGAGCGCGACGACATGGACGATCTGTGCGAGGAGCTTGGCGACCTTCTGTTGCAGGTGGTGTTTCATGCGCGCATGGCCGAGGAGGCCGGTGCCTTTGCCTTCGGCGATGTCGTCCACGCCGTCACCGCCAAGATGATCCGCCGCCACCCGCATGTCTTCGCCCGCTCCGAAGCCGATACGCCGGACGCCGTCAAGGCGCAGTGGGACAGGATCAAGGCCGAGGAAAAGGCGGACCGGCGGGAACGGCGCGCGCGGCGCGGCCTGCCGGACACTGCAAAGGGGTTCCTGGACGGCGTGACGAGGGCCCAGCCCGCCTTGATGGAGGCCCTGAAGCTGCAGCAGCAGGCGGCCAAGGTCGGTTTCGACTGGTCGGAGCCTGCTCCAATCCTCGACAAGATCGAGGAGGAAGTGGCGGAACTGCGTGCCGCGCTCGCCGAAGGGCGCCAGGAGGCCGTCGCCGAGGAACTCGGCGATCTCATCTTCGCCCTCGTCAATATCGGGCGGCATGTCGGCGCCGAGCCGGAAATGGCGCTCCGGGGTACGAATGCCAAGTTCCGGCGTCGTTTCCGGCATATCGAGACAGAACTGTCGGCTGCGGGCGAAACATTGGAGCAGGCAACGCTGGAACGGATGGAAGCGCTCTGGCAGGACGCCAAGGCGATCGAGCGCAGCCTGATCTCTTGA
- a CDS encoding nucleoside deaminase, with translation MSNSDLAARLLSVIEDDILPLTERGVADGNKVFGAAILRKSDLSLVLAETNNETENPLWHGEVHTLKRFYERFAETNTKELVFLSTHEPCSMCLSAITWAGFDNFYYFFTHEDSRDAFAIPHDLKILKDVFRLEPGGYARQNAFWKSASIRDLIDSGDPAAAAALNEQDGRIRLRYQSLSDDYQSGKSGNAIPLA, from the coding sequence ATGTCCAACAGCGACCTTGCCGCCCGCCTGCTGTCCGTGATCGAGGACGACATTCTACCCCTGACGGAACGCGGGGTGGCGGACGGCAACAAGGTGTTCGGCGCCGCCATTCTGCGCAAGTCGGATCTCTCGCTCGTGCTGGCTGAAACGAACAATGAAACGGAAAACCCGCTCTGGCACGGCGAGGTGCATACGCTGAAGCGCTTTTACGAGCGCTTCGCCGAAACCAACACGAAGGAACTCGTTTTCCTGTCGACGCACGAACCCTGCTCCATGTGCCTTTCGGCCATTACCTGGGCCGGGTTCGACAATTTCTACTATTTCTTTACCCATGAAGACTCGCGCGATGCTTTCGCGATTCCGCACGACTTGAAGATCTTGAAGGACGTCTTCCGGCTCGAGCCAGGCGGCTACGCGCGGCAAAATGCCTTCTGGAAGAGCGCCTCCATCCGAGACCTGATCGACAGCGGCGATCCAGCCGCAGCGGCGGCGCTGAACGAGCAGGATGGGCGCATCCGCCTGCGCTACCAGTCATTGTCCGACGACTACCAGTCCGGCAAGTCCGGCAATGCGATCCCGCTCGCCTGA
- the cysG gene encoding siroheme synthase CysG, whose protein sequence is MTDQLTVFPAFFRVAQKCVAVFGNGDEAYAKVRLLLNTQAAIVAYSDAPEPDYAAFLTARGIRHVAAGFSPEQVTGATLVFAATGDVALDRQIVAAARAARVPANAVDQPDWCDFLTPALVNRAPVAVAIGTEGAGPVLAQQIRAQIDQLLAPSLGALASLAQSYRVAVEHLLPKGASRRLYWKRFFTGDVAAKVAAGEISEARRTATRMLKAGSDVEGRVYLVGAGPGAEDLLTLRAQRVLMEADVIVFDALVPQAIVDMGRRDAERLSVGKRKGCHSKSQSEINALLVALGRAGKRVVRLKSGDPLVYGRAGEEMAALREAGVGYEIVPGITSAFAAAADFELPLTLRGVASSLIFTTGHDLAGDVLPDWARLAVSGATIAVYMGRTVAASVAMRLMQAGLGRDTTVAVIENASRGDRRLLHGTLEELPGLEMREDLGGPVMVIIGDAVAGANFERSEPLSRVRAATPRHMAAAVQI, encoded by the coding sequence ATGACCGACCAGCTGACCGTCTTCCCGGCCTTCTTCCGCGTTGCGCAGAAATGCGTGGCGGTGTTCGGCAATGGGGATGAGGCCTATGCCAAGGTTCGGCTGCTGCTGAACACGCAGGCCGCGATCGTCGCCTATTCCGATGCGCCGGAGCCGGACTATGCCGCCTTTTTGACGGCGCGCGGCATCCGCCATGTTGCAGCCGGCTTTTCGCCCGAGCAGGTGACCGGCGCGACGTTGGTTTTTGCCGCAACCGGCGATGTCGCGCTCGACCGGCAGATTGTTGCGGCCGCGCGCGCGGCACGCGTGCCGGCCAATGCGGTGGACCAGCCCGACTGGTGCGATTTCCTGACGCCGGCGCTTGTCAACCGCGCACCGGTCGCCGTGGCGATCGGCACGGAAGGCGCGGGGCCGGTTCTTGCCCAGCAGATCCGTGCGCAGATCGACCAGCTTCTGGCGCCTTCGCTCGGCGCCCTGGCCAGCCTTGCCCAGTCCTACCGGGTGGCGGTCGAGCACCTCCTGCCCAAAGGCGCATCGCGGCGGCTCTACTGGAAGCGCTTCTTTACCGGTGACGTCGCGGCCAAGGTCGCGGCCGGCGAGATTTCCGAGGCGCGGCGGACCGCGACGCGCATGTTGAAGGCCGGCAGCGACGTCGAAGGACGGGTCTATCTGGTCGGTGCCGGTCCGGGCGCGGAAGATCTGCTGACGCTGCGGGCCCAGCGCGTGCTGATGGAAGCCGACGTCATCGTCTTCGATGCGCTGGTACCGCAGGCGATTGTCGATATGGGGCGTCGGGACGCCGAGCGCCTGTCGGTCGGCAAGCGCAAGGGCTGCCATTCGAAATCGCAGAGCGAGATCAACGCGCTGCTCGTCGCGCTCGGGCGCGCCGGCAAGCGCGTCGTGCGGCTGAAGTCGGGCGATCCGCTCGTCTATGGCCGGGCGGGCGAGGAGATGGCGGCGCTGCGGGAGGCGGGCGTCGGCTACGAGATCGTGCCCGGCATCACCTCCGCCTTCGCGGCTGCCGCCGATTTCGAGCTGCCGCTGACGCTGCGCGGGGTGGCGAGCTCGCTGATCTTTACCACCGGCCATGATCTTGCCGGCGACGTTCTGCCGGACTGGGCGCGCCTGGCCGTGTCGGGTGCGACGATCGCCGTCTATATGGGCCGCACGGTGGCCGCCTCCGTCGCCATGCGGCTGATGCAGGCCGGCCTTGGCCGGGACACGACCGTGGCCGTCATCGAGAATGCCTCGCGCGGCGACCGCCGGCTTCTGCATGGGACGCTCGAGGAACTCCCTGGGCTCGAGATGCGCGAGGATCTCGGCGGTCCGGTCATGGTGATCATCGGCGATGCCGTCGCCGGTGCCAATTTCGAGCGCTCGGAACCGCTGTCGCGGGTGCGGGCTGCGACGCCCCGACACATGGCTGCCGCGGTGCAAATCTGA
- a CDS encoding DUF2849 domain-containing protein yields MSEKVLTANRLSDGISVWLDASGQWVESLQDAFVARHAEAVTALEAAGKTAFADNKVVDVNVIDIVEEDGILRPLRLREKIRAEGPTIDYAPGYKGLRGPVQAA; encoded by the coding sequence ATGAGTGAGAAGGTGCTGACCGCCAACCGCCTGTCCGATGGCATCTCGGTCTGGCTCGATGCCAGCGGCCAGTGGGTCGAATCGCTGCAGGATGCCTTCGTGGCGCGCCATGCCGAAGCGGTGACAGCGCTGGAAGCGGCCGGCAAGACGGCCTTTGCGGACAACAAGGTCGTCGATGTGAATGTGATCGACATCGTCGAGGAGGACGGCATTCTCCGTCCGCTTCGTCTGCGCGAGAAAATCCGTGCCGAAGGTCCGACGATCGATTATGCACCCGGCTACAAGGGCCTGCGCGGCCCGGTCCAGGCGGCTTAA
- a CDS encoding nitrite/sulfite reductase, which translates to MYRYDEFDHAFVADRVAQFRDQVERRLSGALAEDAFKPLRLMNGVYLQLHAYMLRVAIPYGTLNSRQLRMLAEIARKYDRGYGHFTTRQNIQYNWPALADTPDILSDLASVEMHAIQTSGNCIRNVTADHFAGAAADEVADPRPYAEILRQWSSVHPEFSFLPRKFKIAVTGAERDRAAIQVHDIGLHLKKDETGRLGFAVYVGGGQGRTPMIAKKIRDFLPEEDLLSYTTAIMRVYNLHGRRDNKYKARIKILVHETGADVLAGQVEQEFLQLKNTELKLPDADIRAIERYFAPPALDARPEGWANLASWKKADAEFARWVQQNVAPHKHPDYGMVTISLKPIGGIPGDATDAQMDAVADIAKEYAFDEIRVSHEQNLILPHVALADLEAVYRGLVACGLATANAGLITDIIACPGLDYCALANARSIPLAQEISTRFGNAERQADIGELKIKISGCINACGHHHVGHIGLLGVEKKGAELYQITLGGSGDENTSIGEIIGRGFEPEKVTDAVETIVDTYLGLRLSREETFLDAYRRVGPQPFKDALYGAKEQEAA; encoded by the coding sequence ATGTACCGTTACGATGAATTCGATCATGCCTTCGTTGCCGACCGGGTTGCGCAGTTTCGCGATCAGGTCGAGCGGCGTTTGTCCGGCGCGCTGGCCGAAGACGCCTTCAAGCCGCTGCGGTTGATGAACGGCGTCTATCTGCAGCTTCACGCCTATATGCTGCGCGTCGCCATCCCCTACGGCACGCTGAATAGCCGGCAGCTGCGCATGCTGGCGGAGATCGCCCGCAAATACGACCGCGGCTACGGGCATTTCACCACCCGGCAGAACATCCAGTACAATTGGCCGGCGCTGGCCGATACGCCGGATATTCTCTCCGATCTCGCTTCGGTGGAAATGCACGCCATCCAGACGTCGGGCAACTGCATCCGCAACGTGACGGCCGACCACTTCGCCGGTGCCGCCGCCGACGAGGTGGCCGATCCGCGGCCCTATGCGGAAATCCTCCGGCAATGGTCCTCGGTCCATCCGGAATTCTCCTTCCTGCCGCGCAAGTTCAAGATTGCAGTGACGGGCGCCGAGCGTGACCGCGCGGCAATCCAGGTCCACGACATCGGCCTGCATCTGAAGAAGGACGAGACCGGTCGCCTAGGCTTTGCCGTCTATGTGGGCGGCGGGCAGGGGCGGACGCCGATGATCGCCAAGAAGATCCGCGATTTCCTGCCGGAAGAAGACCTGCTCTCCTACACGACCGCGATCATGCGCGTGTACAATCTGCATGGCCGGCGCGACAACAAGTACAAGGCGCGCATCAAGATCCTGGTCCACGAAACGGGCGCCGACGTGCTGGCCGGTCAGGTGGAGCAGGAGTTCCTGCAGCTGAAGAACACCGAACTGAAGCTGCCCGACGCCGATATCCGCGCCATCGAGCGCTATTTCGCGCCGCCGGCGCTGGACGCGCGTCCGGAAGGCTGGGCGAACCTTGCCTCCTGGAAGAAGGCCGATGCCGAGTTTGCCCGCTGGGTTCAGCAGAACGTCGCCCCCCACAAGCACCCCGATTACGGCATGGTGACGATCTCGCTAAAGCCGATCGGCGGAATTCCGGGCGATGCCACGGATGCGCAGATGGACGCCGTCGCCGATATCGCCAAGGAGTACGCCTTCGACGAGATCCGCGTCAGCCATGAGCAGAACCTGATCCTGCCGCATGTGGCGCTGGCCGATCTGGAGGCTGTCTATCGCGGTCTTGTCGCCTGCGGGCTCGCAACGGCCAATGCCGGGCTGATCACCGACATTATCGCCTGTCCGGGGCTGGACTATTGCGCGCTCGCCAATGCCCGCTCCATTCCGCTGGCGCAGGAGATCTCGACGCGCTTCGGCAATGCGGAGCGCCAGGCGGACATCGGCGAGCTGAAGATCAAGATTTCCGGCTGCATCAACGCCTGCGGGCACCACCATGTGGGTCACATCGGTCTTCTGGGTGTCGAGAAGAAGGGCGCCGAGCTCTACCAGATCACGCTCGGCGGTTCGGGCGACGAGAACACGTCGATCGGCGAGATCATCGGCCGGGGCTTTGAGCCGGAGAAGGTGACAGACGCCGTCGAGACCATCGTCGACACCTATCTCGGCCTGCGCCTGTCCCGGGAAGAGACCTTCCTGGACGCCTATCGCCGGGTTGGCCCGCAGCCCTTCAAGGACGCGCTGTATGGCGCCAAGGAACAGGAAGCCGCCTGA
- a CDS encoding DUF934 domain-containing protein: MTARIWTEAGFVGDDPWVIETEERQAGQNEKPILGLSAFLEKAEAGEQSLGVLIAPADDVLALQPYLDRIALVALSFPAFNDGRAFSHASLLRARLGFGGEVRAVGDVLIDQVPHMLRCGITSFAVTNATALARLEEGRLPGIANHYQPTVRPAAQGATYSWRRVS; the protein is encoded by the coding sequence ATGACTGCACGGATTTGGACCGAAGCCGGTTTCGTCGGCGACGACCCCTGGGTGATCGAGACGGAGGAGCGTCAGGCCGGACAGAACGAGAAGCCGATCCTCGGCCTCTCCGCCTTTCTTGAAAAGGCCGAGGCGGGCGAACAGTCGCTCGGCGTGCTGATCGCGCCGGCGGATGACGTGCTGGCCCTGCAGCCCTATCTCGACCGGATTGCGCTCGTCGCCTTGTCCTTCCCTGCCTTCAATGACGGCCGGGCCTTCAGCCATGCCTCGCTGCTGCGCGCGCGGCTCGGCTTCGGTGGCGAGGTGCGGGCGGTGGGCGATGTGCTGATCGACCAGGTGCCGCATATGCTGCGCTGTGGCATCACGAGTTTTGCCGTAACCAACGCCACCGCGCTTGCACGGTTGGAAGAGGGCCGGCTTCCCGGCATTGCCAATCATTATCAGCCGACCGTACGCCCCGCCGCGCAAGGCGCAACCTATAGCTGGCGCCGGGTCTCCTGA
- a CDS encoding ferredoxin--NADP reductase, translating to MNAPAKTEDFATTAPAGVFVETVTSVTHYTDRLFRFRMSRPDGFRFRSGEFAMIGLMVEGKPIYRAYSIASPAWDEELEFFSIKVPDGPLTSHLQRIKPGDQVLMRKKPTGTLVLDALTPGKRLYMFSTGTGIAPFASLIRDPETYEKFDEVILTHTTRDVAELKYGFDLVEEIKAHEFLPEIVGDKLRHYATVTREDFPFRGRITDLIRNGKLFADLGVPAFDPAIDRGMICGSTEMLKDTKTLLEEAGLNEGANNKPGEFVIERAFVG from the coding sequence ATGAATGCTCCGGCCAAGACCGAGGATTTTGCCACCACCGCACCCGCGGGCGTGTTCGTCGAGACCGTGACGAGTGTCACCCATTATACCGATCGGCTGTTCCGCTTCCGCATGAGCCGGCCGGATGGCTTTCGCTTCCGCTCGGGTGAGTTCGCCATGATCGGCCTGATGGTCGAAGGCAAGCCGATCTACCGCGCCTATTCGATCGCCAGTCCCGCCTGGGACGAAGAGCTCGAATTCTTCTCGATCAAGGTGCCGGACGGCCCGCTGACCTCGCATCTGCAGCGCATCAAGCCGGGCGACCAGGTGCTGATGCGCAAGAAGCCGACCGGCACGCTGGTGCTGGATGCGCTGACCCCCGGCAAGCGGCTCTATATGTTCTCGACCGGCACCGGCATCGCGCCCTTCGCGTCTCTCATCCGCGATCCCGAGACCTACGAGAAGTTCGACGAGGTCATCCTGACCCATACGACCCGCGACGTCGCGGAGCTGAAATATGGTTTCGATCTCGTCGAGGAGATCAAGGCGCATGAATTCCTGCCGGAGATCGTCGGGGACAAGCTGCGTCACTATGCGACGGTCACGCGTGAGGACTTCCCCTTCCGCGGTCGCATCACCGATCTCATCCGCAACGGCAAGCTCTTTGCCGATCTTGGTGTGCCGGCCTTCGATCCCGCCATCGACCGCGGCATGATCTGCGGCTCGACCGAGATGCTGAAGGACACCAAAACGCTGCTGGAAGAGGCGGGGCTGAACGAGGGCGCCAACAACAAGCCGGGCGAGTTCGTGATCGAGCGCGCCTTCGTCGGCTGA
- a CDS encoding M10 family metallopeptidase, with protein sequence MSGTTSTTIRITKTGNPLIDGVLGAEAWAGPSITYAIPTSGSAYGYAGEPQTFRAISASQKAEVRFVLTTANGNSVDDGFSVEGFTTLSIRQGAASTATIRYGASDAPETAYAYYPGAYDSAGDVWFGKDYDGSVYDLRRAIPGNYAWHTLIHETGHALGLPHGHETEFFGALPRAYDSIEFSVMTYTGYVGDAGKGYAYEAFGGPQTFMMADIAALQRMYGADFTTMDGDTTYRWTPGSGKTVMDGKVAIDPGANRIFATIWDGGGRDRFDLSAYKTKLSIDLRPGEFSLFSHAQTADLGGGPNGGHARGNIFNALLYQGDLRSLIEDAIGGSAGDRMVGNQVGNVLSGRGGADTLLGLSGNDVLIGGAGGDRLDGGLGLDTASYLGSGAVTASLARPGLNTGDAKGDSYSSIEYLTGSAYADHLIGNGGSNLIKGGKGDDRIEGGGGADKLVGGAGADTLTGGAGADWFIYESWTESRVSPSTRDLILDFSGSQGDRINLSAIDADLSTKGVQHFDFIGTRSFTGSAGELMVVKESRETLVYADLNGDGKAEFSIAFESAISFKSGFFIV encoded by the coding sequence ATGAGCGGCACGACATCCACCACCATCCGGATTACCAAGACGGGCAATCCGCTCATCGATGGCGTGCTGGGTGCGGAAGCCTGGGCAGGGCCGAGCATTACCTATGCGATCCCCACCTCCGGCTCCGCCTATGGCTATGCGGGCGAGCCGCAGACATTCCGCGCCATTTCGGCCAGCCAGAAAGCGGAAGTGCGTTTCGTGCTGACGACCGCCAACGGCAATAGCGTTGACGACGGCTTCTCCGTCGAAGGCTTCACGACGCTTTCCATCCGGCAGGGGGCCGCGTCAACGGCAACGATCCGGTACGGCGCGAGCGACGCGCCGGAAACAGCCTATGCCTACTACCCCGGCGCCTATGACAGTGCCGGCGATGTCTGGTTCGGCAAGGATTATGATGGCTCGGTCTACGATCTGCGGCGCGCGATCCCCGGCAACTATGCCTGGCACACGCTGATCCACGAAACAGGCCATGCGCTCGGTCTGCCGCACGGACACGAGACCGAGTTCTTCGGCGCCCTGCCCCGCGCCTATGATTCCATCGAATTTTCGGTGATGACCTATACCGGCTATGTCGGGGACGCCGGAAAAGGCTATGCCTATGAAGCCTTCGGCGGGCCGCAAACCTTCATGATGGCCGATATCGCCGCCCTGCAGCGCATGTATGGCGCGGACTTCACCACCATGGACGGCGACACCACCTATCGCTGGACGCCCGGCAGCGGCAAGACGGTGATGGACGGCAAGGTCGCGATCGATCCCGGCGCCAACCGGATCTTTGCGACGATCTGGGATGGCGGCGGCCGGGACCGTTTCGACCTCTCTGCCTACAAGACCAAGCTGTCGATCGATCTCCGGCCGGGCGAATTCTCCCTGTTCAGCCACGCGCAGACGGCCGATCTCGGCGGCGGACCGAATGGCGGTCACGCCCGCGGCAATATCTTCAACGCCCTCCTCTATCAGGGCGATCTTCGCTCGCTGATCGAGGACGCGATCGGCGGGTCGGCCGGCGATCGGATGGTCGGCAATCAGGTCGGCAATGTTCTGTCCGGGCGCGGCGGCGCCGATACGCTGTTGGGCCTGAGCGGCAATGACGTGCTGATCGGCGGGGCCGGCGGCGACCGCTTGGATGGCGGCCTCGGCCTCGACACCGCCTCCTATCTCGGCAGCGGCGCGGTGACCGCCAGCCTCGCCCGCCCCGGTCTCAACACCGGCGATGCCAAGGGCGACAGCTATAGCTCGATCGAGTACCTGACGGGCAGTGCCTATGCGGACCACCTGATCGGCAACGGCGGCTCCAATCTCATCAAGGGCGGCAAGGGCGACGACCGGATCGAGGGCGGCGGCGGGGCGGACAAGCTGGTGGGCGGCGCAGGCGCGGACACGCTGACGGGCGGCGCGGGGGCGGACTGGTTCATCTACGAAAGCTGGACGGAGAGCCGCGTCAGCCCCTCGACCCGCGACCTGATCCTCGACTTCAGCGGCAGCCAAGGCGACCGCATCAACCTCTCCGCCATCGACGCCGACCTGAGCACCAAGGGCGTCCAGCATTTCGACTTCATCGGCACCAGGTCCTTTACCGGCAGCGCCGGCGAACTGATGGTCGTGAAGGAAAGCCGGGAAACGCTGGTCTATGCCGACCTGAACGGCGATGGAAAGGCCGAGTTCTCCATCGCCTTCGAAAGCGCGATCAGCTTCAAGTCCGGCTTCTTCATCGTCTGA